The Deltaproteobacteria bacterium genomic interval ATAAGCCACATGTTTGACGAGGGAAATTTTTTGCATAAGCATCTCATCAGACGCGTCACTCCCCATATTCGTCTGGATGAATCGAATCTGGATGCTCTGAAGCTAAAAGTAGGACAAGGAACCTTTGTCTATGTCACGGTCGATTTGGGCCAACTGGACTATAATGTTTTCAATTCGATTTGTTTGAAGCAAAAACTTCCGCTGGCCGACTTTAATAATTGCCTTCGGGTACGCCGGTGGCTTCCTTTGGGATGGATCAAGCAAAACTATAGTCAACGCATCCAATTCCTTAAAAAACATGAGGAATTTCCACATCCTCTTCTAAGTGGTTACTTTAAAAATCTTTTACTGGAAGGAAGAAGCGCCCTCCTCTCGCTGGATGCAACGGATCCAAGTTACATCTCCACACCCATGCGAGATCTTTTGAGTACCATTTTGGAGACTCAGACTCTTTCTCCAACACCGATTTTTGTAATCCCCCAACAACTCATTTGGGACAGGCGCCCCAAGCGGGAAAAAGCCTCCTTTTTTGAGGCTATTTTTGGTGAAAACGAACACCCGGGCAAATGGCGCAAGGTGATTCTTTTTTTCCGACATTTTCGCAGACAAGCGGTGGTGCGTTTTGGAGAACCGATTTCTCTTCAGGATTTTTTATCCAGTGTCGGTGACGATCCCAGTTTGAATCTTTACCAGAAAATTCTGGGTTCTCTTCAAGTGGAGAAGAGAGGACTCACCGGTCCTCCTGTGCGTCCGCAAAGCTGGTTTATAGAAAGAATTTTCGAAGACAATGATCTTGCAAAGACAATTTATGAAATCGCAAAGGAAAAAAATAAACCGGTTGCTTCTGTAAAACGGCTCGCTAACCGTTACGCAAAGGAGATCACCGCCGACTTTCGCTCTTCCTATCTCGAATTTAGCGCCGCATGTGTTGATCTCATCAGCCGCAATCTTTTTGAGGGAATCCATGTTGATCATGAAGGATTGAAGAATTTGAAAAAATTATTGAGCAAGGGGCCCACGATTTTGGTGCCAAATCATCGTTCGCATTTTGATTATTTATTGATGGGGCATATCTGTTATCAAAATGACATTGTAAGCCCCCTCGTAGCCGCTGGAATTAATCTATCCTTCTGGCCGCTCGGATTTTATTTTCGCAGAAACGGTGCGTTCTTTATTCGGCGCACTTTTGGCGGCAACCGCCTTTATAAAAAAGTTTTTCAGAATTATCTGAGCGTGCTTGTTCAGGAAGGCTATCCGCAGGAATTTTTTATCGAGGGAGGCCGTTCTCGCACGGGGAAATTAAGACACCCCAAGCTTGGCATGCTATCAATGTATTCGGATGTCATGGCCACCAACGTAGTTCCCGATCTTCATTTTCTTCCGGTCAGCATCACCTACGATAAAGTTTTGGAACAAAAATCCTATCTCGCGGAAATTGAGGGAAAACCAAAAGCAAAAGAAAAAACGCGGGACCTTTTCAAGCTGACAAGATTTTTGAAGGGACGTTATGGAAAAATCTATGTTAATTTTGACGAACCGATTTCGTGGCAACAAGTTGCTTCTGAAGTTCCCGAGGGAGATTGGGAAATTAAAAAACCGGAAATCATTGAACGACTCTCGCAAAGAATTAGTCACGCCATCAACCGGCAAGTTGTCATCATCCCGCAAGCACTGGTTGCCAGCAGTCTGCTGACAACCGACAAATTGGGGATCACAACCGAAAAAGTTGAATTTATTTTTCGCGAACTCTTTCACTATCTCCGCTCCAAGCCCTATATAAAACTATCCGACACCCTCAACAAGAGTCCCGAAGGAGCTTTTCAGGAAGCCATTCATCAGTTTGAATCTTCCGGACTCATCAAACGTCACAATGGTTTTGAACAGACTTTTTTTGAAATTTCTCCGGGGAAACGTCTCGAGCTCGATTTTTTCAAAAATGTGACGATTCATTATTTTGTCTCTCTTGCGCTGTGGTCCAATCTTTTATTGGCACAAAAAAATGACACATTTGCGCTGAGCACTCTTGTTGAGGAGTACGCCTATCTGCAAAAACTCTTTGTGTATGAATTCCGTTTCAGCACACGACTCCCCTTGAGCCAGCACTTGGACAAGCTCTGCTGTTATCTTCAGGAAAAAAAATTGATTGAATATCACGATGGAGAGATTAAAGTTCTAAAAGAAGGCCGAATTCTGCTTAAAGGTTACAGCACGCTTCTTCGCAATTATATTGAAGCCTACAGTGTGGCGTGGAGAACTTATCTGCTCCAGCCGACACAACCGTACGACGAAAAAAATCTGATCAAGGCGATGTTATTGTATGGAAAACACCAACTAATGTTGGGAACGATTCAATATCCCGAATCTATTTCTCAGGGAATTTTTGAAAACGCGATTCAGTCTTTCAAAAAATTGGGGTTTTTTGAGGCCGAGTCGAGTGAAACAAGAAAAATGGAATTGGAATTGGAAAAACTGCTCGATTTATAGGGGCTCGCGTCGCCCCCTCCAACGGCAAAGCCGTTGGAGCCTCCCCCTCACGCGAGCAAAGCTCGCTGGCTATACTACTTTTTCAAGTAGGGAACTCTTCGTCTTCGCCGTCCTCTTGTCCCGGATTTTCTCTTCCCTGATCTTTGTTGTTACTTTGTTCCTGATCTCCATTCTGGGAAGGTTCCGGATCGGTACTGGCGAGGACCAACGGATCTGTCCGGTGTGAAGATTGGCTCGGAGCCATTGTCACAGGACCATTTGATGCCAATACCGGGAAACCAACAAAGGTAACCTGAGATTCAGAAGACAAAACAGATTCTTGTGTAGTCGACAGAGGGTTTGAAACTTCAGCACCCGCATTATTGCCTCTTTTCGATGCCGATATAGAAGTAATAGAAACATCAAATGCAAATTTTTTGGGA includes:
- a CDS encoding 1-acyl-sn-glycerol-3-phosphate acyltransferase, with the protein product MHKHLIRRVTPHIRLDESNLDALKLKVGQGTFVYVTVDLGQLDYNVFNSICLKQKLPLADFNNCLRVRRWLPLGWIKQNYSQRIQFLKKHEEFPHPLLSGYFKNLLLEGRSALLSLDATDPSYISTPMRDLLSTILETQTLSPTPIFVIPQQLIWDRRPKREKASFFEAIFGENEHPGKWRKVILFFRHFRRQAVVRFGEPISLQDFLSSVGDDPSLNLYQKILGSLQVEKRGLTGPPVRPQSWFIERIFEDNDLAKTIYEIAKEKNKPVASVKRLANRYAKEITADFRSSYLEFSAACVDLISRNLFEGIHVDHEGLKNLKKLLSKGPTILVPNHRSHFDYLLMGHICYQNDIVSPLVAAGINLSFWPLGFYFRRNGAFFIRRTFGGNRLYKKVFQNYLSVLVQEGYPQEFFIEGGRSRTGKLRHPKLGMLSMYSDVMATNVVPDLHFLPVSITYDKVLEQKSYLAEIEGKPKAKEKTRDLFKLTRFLKGRYGKIYVNFDEPISWQQVASEVPEGDWEIKKPEIIERLSQRISHAINRQVVIIPQALVASSLLTTDKLGITTEKVEFIFRELFHYLRSKPYIKLSDTLNKSPEGAFQEAIHQFESSGLIKRHNGFEQTFFEISPGKRLELDFFKNVTIHYFVSLALWSNLLLAQKNDTFALSTLVEEYAYLQKLFVYEFRFSTRLPLSQHLDKLCCYLQEKKLIEYHDGEIKVLKEGRILLKGYSTLLRNYIEAYSVAWRTYLLQPTQPYDEKNLIKAMLLYGKHQLMLGTIQYPESISQGIFENAIQSFKKLGFFEAESSETRKMELELEKLLDL